The following proteins are co-located in the Maridesulfovibrio sp. genome:
- a CDS encoding glycosyltransferase N-terminal domain-containing protein, whose translation MSVSLKLKAASFLYGLGWKAAIPFLKKNDRLKEGFDRRTLKHSLPPRADVWIQAASAGEAKIASRIMENICMSSPTKFLLTTNTEQGLSELERTAYRLTPNPRNVSASTTYFPFDSPEIARKALEAVCPKLVVLIETEIWPGFLSACKELGVKVIIINGRMTTKSLAGYMALPDFFRSVAPEEILAISEDDATRFKTLFEIEKVSTMPNVKFDSTGTATAIPYTANPLSSIFRPKTPFIILGSVRKEEESQVLKLAEGFKKERPKTVIGLFPRHMHRIDAWKNMLENAGLPWVLRSEIDTTVPFGHIVLWDVFGEMQSAFSLARAAFIGGSLAPVGGQNFLEPLTHGVTPVIGPYWSNFTWIGEEIFEAKLARQEQDWEGVLQSLLDISKRAFKPEKVKKDFEKYLADMRGGTAAACEAIKRNI comes from the coding sequence ATGTCAGTATCGCTCAAACTCAAAGCTGCATCATTTCTCTACGGCCTCGGCTGGAAAGCCGCCATCCCCTTTCTCAAAAAGAACGACAGACTGAAAGAGGGCTTTGATCGCCGCACCCTCAAACACAGTCTGCCGCCGCGTGCGGATGTCTGGATTCAGGCCGCTTCAGCCGGAGAAGCCAAGATTGCTTCCCGGATTATGGAAAACATCTGTATGAGCAGCCCTACAAAATTCCTGCTGACCACCAATACCGAGCAGGGACTGTCCGAGCTTGAACGAACCGCTTACCGCCTGACTCCCAATCCGCGCAACGTTTCCGCATCTACAACCTACTTTCCATTCGACAGCCCCGAGATCGCCCGCAAGGCCCTTGAAGCTGTCTGCCCGAAACTGGTGGTGCTCATTGAAACTGAAATTTGGCCCGGTTTTCTTTCCGCCTGCAAAGAGCTTGGCGTAAAGGTGATCATCATCAACGGCCGCATGACCACCAAAAGCCTTGCCGGATACATGGCTCTGCCTGATTTTTTCCGGTCTGTGGCTCCTGAAGAAATCCTCGCCATTTCCGAGGACGATGCCACTCGCTTCAAGACTCTGTTTGAGATCGAAAAAGTCTCGACCATGCCCAACGTCAAGTTCGACAGCACAGGAACGGCTACGGCCATTCCGTACACTGCCAACCCGCTTTCTTCCATCTTCCGCCCCAAGACCCCGTTCATCATTCTCGGGTCGGTACGCAAGGAAGAGGAGTCTCAGGTACTCAAGCTTGCCGAAGGCTTTAAAAAAGAACGCCCCAAGACTGTAATAGGGCTCTTTCCGCGCCATATGCACCGCATTGATGCATGGAAAAATATGCTTGAAAATGCAGGTCTGCCTTGGGTTCTCCGCTCTGAAATCGACACGACCGTACCTTTCGGACATATTGTTCTCTGGGATGTTTTCGGCGAGATGCAATCCGCTTTCTCCCTTGCACGCGCAGCTTTCATCGGCGGTTCACTGGCCCCGGTAGGCGGACAGAATTTCCTTGAACCGCTCACCCACGGTGTAACCCCGGTAATAGGACCTTACTGGTCAAACTTCACCTGGATCGGTGAAGAAATTTTCGAAGCAAAACTGGCCCGTCAGGAGCAGGATTGGGAAGGAGTGCTGCAGTCACTTCTCGACATCAGCAAACGGGCTTTCAAGCCTGAAAAGGTCAAAAAAGATTTTGAAAAATACCTCGCAGACATGCGCGGCGGAACCGCTGCCGCCT